The Oryzias melastigma strain HK-1 linkage group LG13, ASM292280v2, whole genome shotgun sequence genome window below encodes:
- the fxyd6 gene encoding FXYD domain-containing ion transport regulator 6, whose product MEMVLVFFSSLLVCVSAVAGSSENVLTENKTRVENPFVYDYESLRIGGLAFAVVLFALGILLILSRRCHCGANQKPRAPGDEEAQEEDLAVSKAAAKETPAEN is encoded by the exons ATGGAAATGGTTTTGGTCTTCTTCTCTTCACTCCTGGTATGCGTGTCGG CTGTTGCTGGCTCAAGTGAAAATG tccttACAGAGAACAAAACGAGAGTGGAAAACCCTTTTGTTTATG ACTATGAAAGTTTGAGAATTGGAGGACTGGCCTTTGCTGTGGTGCTGTTCGCTCTGGGTATTCTTCTTATTCTTA GTCGGCGATGCCACTGTGGTGCCAACCAGAAGCCCAG GGCCCCTGGGGATGAGGAAGCACAGGAGGAGGACTTGGCCGTCTCTAAGG CGGCTGCCAAAGAGACTCCAGCAGAGAACTGA
- the tmprss13a gene encoding transmembrane protease serine 13a, whose product MEYGKESPPPPYDSINSQPPYKPYDGLNHPRYIPQYPPPVVGQQVILESIPPKTKKNGCENNPQCYKAWIAAAVVLILLGAGIWLGVYYGTRSEESSHHEDDKYKPPDNPSVSVSDNCPNTTVQCDGIDDCELGSDETKCVKFGTDNRLLVKTVQNTAFLPVCYDGWSKKNADEVCRQIGFLGSFDSKPVSSENSNALELNNQSSSPIQSRVNVSSSCPNSQIVSLNCIDCGKRSSTSRIIGGTIAKAGQWPWQLSLHYRGSHVCGAVLISSEFVLTAAHCFPSSMGTTPSYWKVYGGTVSLNQLPSPYSVKKIILNNNYDSKTNDQDIALIQLTSPVTLSDNVQPACLPLSEFPTTSCWTTGFGTTSEGSGAVSTNLMEVNVDIISNDVCNSRAVYGGAVTDNMLCAGNLSGGKDSCQGDSGGPLVCQVGDHWHVVGLTSWGAGCGRENKPGVYTNVNSLLPWIYAEMKNAMP is encoded by the exons ATGGAGTATGGCAAG gaatcaCCCCCTCCTCCTTACGACTCTATCAATAGTCAGCCCCCCTATAAGCCTTACGATGGGCTGAACCACCCACGCTACATTCCCCAGTATCCACCACCTGTTGTTGGCCAACAAGTAATACTGGAGTCTATAC CTCCCAAAACGAAGAAGAACGGTTGCGAGAATAATCCACAGTGTTACAAGGCGTGGATTGCAGCTGCGGTGGTGCTCATTCTGCTgggagctggcatctggcttgGAG TTTATTATGGTACAAGATCAGAAGAAAGTTCTCACCATGAAGATGACAAATATAAACCGCCGGACAATCCATCTGTGTCAGTGAGTGACAACTGCCCCAACACTACTGTCCAGTGTGACGGCATAGATGACTGTGAACTGGGCTCTGATGAAACTAAATGTG TGAAGTTTGGTACCGACAACAGGCTGCTGGTCAAGACAGTACAAAACACTGCCTTTTTACCAGTGTGTTACGATGGCTGGTCCAAGAAAAATGCAGATGAGGTCTGCAGACAGATCGGATTCCTTGG GTCTTTTGACAGCAAGCCAGTTTCTTCAGAGAATTCTAACGCTTTAGAATTGAACAACCAATCATCTTCACCTATCCAGAGTCGGGTCAATGTTAG TTCTTCCTGCCCAAATTCACAAATTGTTTCCCTGAATTGTATTG ATTGTGGTAAGCGGTCTTCCACATCCAGGATTATTGGGGGCACCATAGCTAAGGCAGGACAGTGGCCATGGCAGTTATCACTGCACTACAGAGGATCCCATGTTTGTGGGGCGGTCCTGATCTCATCTGAGTTTGTCTTGACAGCAGCCCACTGCTTCCCAAG CTCTATGGGTACCACTCCAAGCTACTGGAAAGTGTATGGTGGAACCGTGTCTTTGAACCAGCTTCCTTCTCCTTACTCGGTTAAGAAAATCATTCTCAACAACAATTACGACAGCAAAACTAACGATCAAGACATAGCTCTAATCCAACTCACATCACCAGTTACTCTCAGTG ATAACGTTCAACCAGCTTGCCTGCCACTTTCTGAATTTCCGACAACCAGCTGTTGGACCACAGGTTTTGGCACCACTTCTGAAGGTTCTG GTGCTGTTTCCACTAACCTAATGGAAGTGAATGTGGACATCATCAGCAATGATGTGTGCAACAGTCGTGCAGTGTATGGAGGTGCAGTGACCGACAACATGCTCTGTGCTGGAAACCTGAGCGGAGGCAAAGATTCTTGTCAG GGTGACAGTGGAGGTCCGCTGGTGTGCCAGGTAGGTGATCACTGGCACGTGGTGGGCCTCACCAGCTGGGGGGCTGGCTGTGGTAGAGAAAACAAGCCTGGTGTGTACACAAACGTCAACAGCCTCTTACCTTGGATCTACGCCGAAATGAAG AACGCTATGCCATAA